From Deltaproteobacteria bacterium, the proteins below share one genomic window:
- a CDS encoding efflux RND transporter periplasmic adaptor subunit codes for MNKKYIFPIIGLLILGGGGFFVYHRWHHSDREEAEISHYTCPMHPHIHQEKPGNCPICQMKLIPVYRDGEKEGKKGVMIPQDRQRRIGLTTASVEKKEAVQEIRAMGRVVFDPDLAMAQREYLEIANGVPSLKKAATDRLKLMGMVPDEIDQLEKRGDPDPALMVPEPGGSVWVYAPIYEHELSGIQIGQKAAVVLPSGEKFEGVLRGKETVINPMTRAVQGRIEVPGLGGKVMPESYLTVYLEVPLGVQIVVPKEAVIDTGERQFVFVVHDGTHFEARDLKLGSEVGKERVVLEGLQEGEIVATSAAFLIDSESQLRAAVSGMTKEREHRH; via the coding sequence ATGAATAAGAAATATATTTTTCCAATAATCGGCCTGCTCATCTTGGGTGGAGGAGGTTTTTTTGTTTACCACCGGTGGCATCATTCCGATCGCGAAGAGGCTGAGATTAGTCATTACACCTGTCCCATGCATCCGCATATTCATCAGGAAAAGCCGGGAAATTGTCCGATCTGTCAGATGAAATTAATACCGGTGTATCGGGACGGGGAAAAAGAAGGAAAGAAGGGGGTCATGATCCCGCAGGATCGGCAGAGACGGATTGGATTGACCACGGCGAGTGTTGAGAAGAAAGAGGCTGTTCAGGAGATCAGGGCGATGGGGCGCGTTGTCTTCGACCCAGATCTCGCGATGGCGCAGAGGGAGTATCTGGAGATCGCGAATGGGGTTCCTTCTCTCAAAAAAGCGGCGACCGATCGATTGAAACTGATGGGGATGGTTCCTGATGAGATCGATCAACTTGAGAAAAGAGGGGATCCTGATCCGGCGCTTATGGTTCCTGAGCCGGGCGGTTCCGTCTGGGTTTATGCGCCGATTTACGAACATGAACTCTCCGGGATTCAGATCGGACAGAAGGCGGCAGTTGTTCTTCCCTCGGGTGAGAAGTTTGAAGGGGTCCTTAGGGGGAAGGAGACCGTTATTAATCCGATGACCCGTGCGGTTCAGGGACGGATCGAGGTCCCCGGTCTCGGAGGGAAGGTGATGCCTGAGAGTTATTTGACTGTTTATTTGGAGGTACCACTCGGTGTTCAGATCGTGGTTCCGAAAGAGGCAGTGATTGATACCGGTGAACGACAATTTGTCTTTGTCGTACATGATGGGACGCATTTTGAAGCGAGGGATCTGAAGTTGGGATCGGAGGTGGGCAAGGAGCGCGTTGTCTTGGAAGGGTTACAGGAAGGAGAGATCGTTGCGACCAGTGCAGCGTTTTTGATCGATTCGGAGAGTCAACTCCGGGCGGCGGTGTCGGGCATGACAAAGGAAAGAGAGCATCGGCATTAG
- a CDS encoding TolC family protein, giving the protein MGPVSGSANPPQVEQLSDLIEEALQRNPEIQAAHQKVEAAKARVPLAKSLEDPMIGVMFDDVPKKTIDVGQSMETDYLVRQEIPFPGKRFVRGRAARFDLKKEEGTSQGMIQDILLDLKMTYYELYRVDRQLEVNRSTQSLLRQLAGSTETSYAAGRTSAESPLKAQVELTKLQNQEIGLEQERTTHEAHLRALLNRDHHEPIRLPHQIDWPHIGLDRESILDLAKEKRPELKTLKAMEDREKSKLTEARLNLLPDFSLEFSYNQWRTQEDTWSGTAMVNLPIWFWRKNRAEIREARAMQKATQLEREAMEIHTVHDFEEIFQAVTSGQKILEKYRGTILPASKANLEAAKIAYAANKVDLLTYVDSIRTYLELKNDFYESEARFGQSYARLERLMGGEL; this is encoded by the coding sequence GTGGGTCCTGTCTCGGGTTCCGCTAACCCGCCCCAAGTTGAGCAACTCTCTGATCTTATCGAAGAAGCACTCCAAAGAAACCCGGAGATTCAGGCGGCGCACCAGAAAGTCGAGGCGGCGAAGGCGCGCGTCCCACTCGCGAAATCCCTCGAAGACCCGATGATCGGGGTGATGTTCGACGATGTCCCGAAAAAAACGATCGATGTCGGGCAATCGATGGAGACCGATTACCTTGTCCGGCAAGAGATCCCTTTTCCAGGGAAGAGATTTGTTAGAGGACGGGCGGCCCGATTCGACCTCAAAAAAGAGGAGGGGACCTCCCAAGGGATGATTCAGGATATCCTTCTGGATCTCAAGATGACCTACTACGAACTCTACCGTGTCGATCGCCAGCTTGAAGTGAATCGATCGACCCAATCGCTCCTTCGCCAACTCGCTGGCTCGACAGAGACGAGTTACGCGGCGGGGCGCACCTCTGCGGAATCGCCGCTCAAGGCCCAGGTGGAACTCACAAAACTCCAGAATCAGGAGATTGGGCTGGAACAGGAGCGAACAACCCATGAGGCGCACCTGAGGGCGCTCTTGAATCGGGATCACCATGAGCCGATCCGTCTGCCGCATCAGATCGATTGGCCACATATCGGTTTAGACCGCGAGTCAATTTTGGATCTGGCAAAAGAGAAGAGGCCGGAGCTTAAAACCCTGAAGGCGATGGAGGATCGCGAAAAATCTAAATTGACGGAGGCGAGGCTGAACCTCCTCCCCGATTTTTCCCTCGAATTCTCCTATAACCAATGGAGGACGCAAGAGGACACCTGGAGTGGGACTGCCATGGTTAATCTTCCGATCTGGTTTTGGAGAAAAAATCGTGCCGAGATCCGTGAGGCGCGCGCAATGCAAAAGGCAACGCAGCTTGAACGCGAGGCGATGGAGATCCATACGGTGCACGATTTTGAGGAGATCTTTCAGGCGGTAACCTCAGGGCAAAAAATTCTGGAGAAATATCGAGGAACAATCCTGCCCGCCTCGAAGGCGAATCTCGAGGCGGCCAAGATCGCCTATGCCGCAAACAAGGTTGATCTCCTGACCTATGTTGATTCGATCCGGACCTATCTGGAACTTAAAAATGATTTTTATGAGAGCGAGGCGAGGTTCGGCCAGTCATATGCCCGCCTCGAGAGGCTCATGGGAGGTGAATTATGA
- a CDS encoding thrombospondin type 3 repeat-containing protein, protein MRLSQLLALSFLLLFAFPLYSQNLESDQDRDQIADFRDNCPTVRNNDQTDTDGDRRGDACDNDDDNDGTLDRNDCSPLSADGEVVIVNPSAGSSCVIDDDDDDDDGAIDRGDCAPRDARVAIFMTDETGSRRCTVDDSDDDDDDTPDALDCNPRNAFGEIQITDASRRRRCVVDDDDDDNDGTPDGSDCSPLSALGEIGVNNRSGMPACVVDDDDDDDDRVADTRDAFPRDGRESLDTDSDGSGNNADMDDDNDGTPDASDCFPRSASGEINIIDRRGGSSCLVDDDDDDNDGVADASDPFPRDSRESVDTDGDGIGNQADTDDDGDGSPDTEDIFPLDPRESRDNDRDRRGDNADTDDDNDGVVDTADAFPLDARESVDTDHDRIGNNRDTDDDGDGTPDSSDCNPLSQEGEMVITNESGGSSCVVDDEDDDNDGTLDTSDCLPLDAQGEIEVSIFLGDVGRSSCVPDDDDDDNDGTSDITDCEPRLAPREIGVIDSRGSRVCREDDSDDDDDGIADATDNCPLLESTDQTDTDGDSQGNPCDTNDDNDEREDVVDSCPTDPDDSIGDPCNHNDCVDRSTRDDVGDACIHNDCADRSLEDSIGDPCNHDDCADRSARDAVGDACVHNDCADLSTEDSVGDPCNHTDCSDRTPRDEVGDACIHNDCADRSLEDSIGDPCNHDDCPDRSLRDAVGDVCNHNDCADLSLQDMIGDPCNHTDCSDRTPQDSTGNSCNHTDCADLSTMDSVGDRCNHSDCSDRTAQDSFGDPCNHDEDRDGLPDTSDNCPLLANPDQRNNDGDGAGDLCDLDDDNDFRVDAEDNCPLLFNSDQVNTDGDTEGDACDTDDDNDSVTDITDNCPLVANPDQANSDGDSIGDLCEPTPSDRDRDGFPDETDTCPDLARQNQTDTDGDGQGNPCDSDDDGDGTPDTTDNCPLDADNCAVTVSGDCPVVDLMAMHYDPTNVAACRLLFMSWQLPTGAECNISRVRIFVDGELNGIFMPSQTSGSRFATPGRRHDVSVRTMMGVGDVEIGRAEFSITMPPCPEFPPPVSNVTSCSPVSLTATIHECARTSLGWSIPTDSSCSITRYAFYRNGIYFGTSLSGGTGTTRTRYDNYAIPGIDNRYMVMTLDQDYNSLGTAEITTPLPACGPPRDSWNVKVVYLQFADSTEARYDSSGNLIDAAYFDNLVFSGPRSYRAFLEENSYGQSTITGNAYGPFVLPGRMSDYCMTVIGGIASNCNITAIRGAARTIADPIVHYADADVIIDEIAGMAGGFSGISNGFREGSTPRELLGTITHEMGHTIGHLQHDGSWTCPDRTFGSDIDNYLDVGCSASVYGTTYSPMGGSTSYHHHAWHKEVFGFIGSEQIALSDSDGATEFILEALEVSGDGLKTVKVPLHEGGHYYFIEYRKPIGFDGSDGYQTPLAEGVYLRLKTNYSVMSSGGTGDTDVFVPRNYRLSPGTSFVDSNRGITIEVLGMSEGESGNEARVRITRTEPGSGG, encoded by the coding sequence ATGCGACTGAGTCAGCTTCTTGCCCTCTCTTTTTTACTCCTCTTTGCCTTTCCCCTTTATTCACAGAATCTTGAGTCTGACCAGGATCGGGATCAGATCGCCGATTTCCGGGACAACTGCCCTACGGTTCGCAATAATGACCAAACAGACACCGATGGGGATCGGCGTGGAGATGCCTGTGATAACGATGATGATAACGATGGAACCCTTGATCGAAATGATTGCTCTCCCCTCAGTGCCGATGGTGAGGTTGTCATTGTCAATCCATCCGCTGGTTCATCTTGTGTCATCGACGATGACGATGATGACGACGATGGTGCGATTGACCGGGGTGATTGTGCCCCTCGCGATGCGCGGGTAGCGATTTTTATGACAGACGAAACCGGTTCCCGTCGATGTACCGTAGACGATAGTGACGATGATGATGATGACACTCCGGATGCGCTGGATTGTAATCCCCGGAATGCCTTTGGGGAGATACAGATAACCGATGCCTCCAGACGGCGTCGCTGTGTTGTGGATGATGACGATGATGATAACGATGGAACACCGGATGGATCGGATTGTTCTCCACTAAGCGCTTTGGGTGAGATTGGTGTGAACAACCGATCTGGTATGCCCGCCTGTGTGGTTGATGATGACGATGATGATGATGATCGAGTGGCGGATACGAGGGATGCCTTCCCGCGGGATGGGCGAGAGAGTCTCGATACCGATAGCGACGGGTCAGGCAATAATGCCGATATGGATGATGACAATGACGGGACGCCTGATGCCTCTGACTGCTTTCCCCGAAGCGCCTCCGGAGAGATCAATATCATTGATCGCAGAGGGGGATCTTCTTGTCTGGTCGACGATGACGATGATGACAACGACGGTGTGGCGGATGCCAGTGACCCGTTCCCACGAGACAGTCGAGAGTCTGTAGATACCGATGGCGATGGTATCGGGAATCAAGCCGACACCGATGATGATGGGGATGGAAGTCCTGACACGGAAGACATTTTCCCACTTGATCCGAGGGAGTCGCGGGACAACGACCGCGATCGTCGAGGGGATAATGCCGATACGGATGATGATAATGACGGGGTTGTTGATACTGCAGACGCCTTTCCCTTGGATGCGCGGGAGTCTGTAGATACCGATCATGATCGGATAGGGAATAATCGAGATACCGATGATGATGGGGATGGGACACCGGATAGTTCGGATTGTAATCCGCTCAGTCAAGAGGGGGAGATGGTGATCACCAATGAGAGTGGGGGTTCCTCCTGTGTTGTGGATGACGAGGATGATGACAATGATGGAACTTTGGACACCTCTGACTGTTTGCCCCTCGATGCGCAAGGTGAAATAGAGGTGAGTATCTTTTTAGGGGATGTAGGGCGCTCTTCCTGCGTCCCTGATGATGACGATGATGACAACGACGGGACTTCTGATATCACTGATTGCGAACCCCGGCTGGCTCCAAGGGAGATCGGTGTGATTGATAGTCGAGGGAGCAGGGTCTGTCGGGAAGATGATTCTGATGATGATGATGATGGTATTGCGGATGCTACGGACAATTGCCCTCTTCTGGAATCGACAGACCAAACCGACACCGATGGGGATAGTCAAGGGAATCCCTGTGATACCAATGACGACAACGACGAGAGAGAGGATGTTGTTGACTCCTGTCCCACTGATCCTGATGATTCCATTGGTGATCCCTGTAACCACAACGATTGTGTTGATCGGTCTACTCGAGATGATGTTGGGGATGCTTGTATTCATAATGATTGTGCCGATCGATCTCTGGAAGACTCGATTGGAGATCCATGCAATCACGATGATTGCGCCGATCGATCAGCTCGAGATGCTGTCGGGGATGCTTGCGTTCATAACGACTGCGCGGATCTTTCTACAGAGGATTCAGTAGGTGATCCTTGTAACCACACCGACTGTTCTGACCGGACCCCTCGAGACGAGGTTGGAGATGCCTGTATTCATAATGATTGTGCCGATCGATCTCTGGAAGACTCCATTGGCGATCCATGTAACCATGACGATTGTCCCGATCGGTCTCTCCGAGATGCGGTTGGGGATGTTTGTAATCACAACGATTGTGCAGACCTGTCGCTCCAAGACATGATTGGGGATCCCTGTAACCACACTGACTGTTCTGACCGGACTCCTCAGGATTCAACCGGTAACTCATGCAACCACACGGATTGTGCGGATCTCTCAACTATGGATTCGGTTGGTGATCGTTGCAATCATTCCGACTGCTCCGATCGCACGGCTCAGGATTCGTTCGGTGACCCCTGTAATCATGATGAAGATAGAGATGGGTTGCCTGATACATCAGACAACTGTCCTCTGCTCGCCAATCCGGATCAGAGGAATAACGACGGCGATGGGGCCGGAGATCTCTGCGACCTCGATGATGACAATGACTTTCGGGTCGATGCCGAAGACAATTGCCCACTGCTCTTCAACTCGGATCAGGTGAATACCGATGGCGATACCGAAGGGGATGCCTGTGACACTGACGATGATAATGACAGTGTTACGGATATAACCGACAACTGTCCGTTGGTCGCCAATCCCGATCAGGCTAATAGTGACGGAGACTCGATCGGGGATCTCTGTGAGCCAACGCCTTCCGATCGGGATCGGGATGGGTTCCCCGATGAGACCGATACCTGTCCTGACTTGGCACGCCAGAACCAGACCGATACAGATGGTGATGGGCAAGGGAATCCCTGTGATTCAGACGATGATGGGGATGGGACACCGGATACGACGGATAATTGTCCGCTGGATGCCGATAATTGTGCGGTAACCGTTTCAGGTGACTGTCCTGTCGTTGATCTCATGGCAATGCATTATGATCCCACTAACGTTGCTGCTTGCAGGTTGCTCTTCATGTCATGGCAGCTACCGACAGGAGCAGAATGTAATATCAGCCGCGTTCGTATTTTTGTGGATGGAGAATTAAATGGTATATTCATGCCTTCTCAAACGTCTGGAAGTCGTTTTGCAACTCCAGGAAGGAGACATGATGTCAGTGTGAGAACGATGATGGGGGTCGGTGATGTAGAGATCGGGAGGGCCGAATTTTCGATCACAATGCCTCCCTGTCCTGAATTCCCACCTCCGGTCTCGAATGTAACATCCTGTTCCCCTGTCAGTTTGACTGCAACAATTCACGAATGTGCGAGAACGAGTTTAGGGTGGAGCATTCCGACCGATTCAAGTTGTTCGATTACTCGCTATGCCTTTTATCGGAACGGTATCTATTTTGGAACAAGTCTGAGTGGAGGCACCGGTACGACAAGGACTCGTTATGATAACTATGCCATTCCCGGTATTGATAATCGCTATATGGTGATGACCCTCGATCAGGATTACAACTCACTGGGGACGGCGGAAATCACAACACCTCTTCCCGCATGTGGTCCACCACGAGATTCCTGGAATGTGAAGGTTGTCTATCTCCAGTTTGCCGATTCGACCGAGGCTCGCTACGACTCCTCTGGCAATCTCATTGATGCGGCCTATTTTGACAATCTGGTATTTTCCGGTCCCCGATCGTATCGGGCCTTCCTGGAAGAGAATTCTTATGGCCAATCGACAATAACGGGAAATGCGTATGGCCCGTTTGTTCTCCCTGGTCGGATGTCAGATTACTGCATGACTGTTATTGGAGGAATTGCCTCGAATTGTAATATTACCGCCATTAGGGGTGCTGCACGGACGATAGCAGATCCAATAGTCCACTATGCCGATGCTGATGTCATTATCGATGAAATTGCGGGAATGGCTGGCGGTTTCAGTGGGATTAGCAATGGCTTCAGAGAAGGTTCTACGCCAAGAGAGCTCCTAGGAACGATTACCCATGAAATGGGTCACACGATAGGCCACCTGCAACATGATGGGTCGTGGACCTGTCCTGATAGAACCTTTGGATCTGATATCGATAATTATCTCGATGTGGGGTGCAGCGCGAGTGTCTATGGAACTACCTATTCTCCGATGGGGGGATCGACTTCCTACCACCACCATGCCTGGCACAAGGAGGTCTTTGGTTTCATCGGCTCAGAACAAATTGCCCTTTCAGATAGTGATGGGGCCACCGAATTTATCTTAGAGGCCTTAGAGGTTTCTGGTGATGGTCTCAAGACAGTCAAGGTCCCGCTTCATGAGGGGGGGCACTACTACTTTATCGAATATCGGAAGCCGATCGGATTTGATGGGTCCGATGGTTATCAGACACCTCTGGCAGAGGGGGTCTATCTACGTCTTAAGACTAACTATTCTGTGATGAGTAGTGGTGGTACAGGAGATACAGATGTGTTTGTGCCGAGAAATTACAGGCTCAGTCCTGGTACCTCTTTCGTCGATTCGAATCGGGGAATCACGATTGAGGTCCTCGGGATGTCGGAGGGGGAGTCAGGCAACGAGGCGCGGGTCCGGATTACACGGACAGAACCAGGTTCAGGAGGATAG
- a CDS encoding inositol-3-phosphate synthase, whose translation MKTKPMIEPAQGKLGILLVGLGAVSTTFIAGVEAVKKGLAKPIGSMTQIGTIRLGKRTEKRTPLVREFVPLANLNDLVFGAWDIFPDNAYEAALHAGVLEKELVHQLKTELEKVRPMKAVFDKNYVRRLDGSNVKTGKTKRDLADQLRQDIESFKKSNGCSRLVVVWCGSTEVYLQPKPVHQSLAAFEKGLESNDTDIAPSMIYAYAALKLRVAFANGAPNLTSDIPALMELAQENHVPLSGKDFKTGQTLMKTILAPGFKARYLGLAGWYSTNILGNRDGEVLDDPDSFKTKEESKLGVLDTILQPELYPDLYGKIFHKVRINYYPPRGDNKEGWDNIDLFGWLGYPMQLKVDFLCRDSILAAPLVLDLALFMDLAQRAKMKGIQEWLSFYYKSPMTAPGLYPEHNLFIQEMKLKNTLRYLMGEDQITHLGLEYYE comes from the coding sequence ATGAAGACAAAACCAATGATTGAACCTGCCCAGGGGAAGTTGGGAATCCTGCTTGTCGGACTCGGAGCGGTTTCGACCACCTTTATCGCCGGTGTTGAGGCGGTGAAAAAGGGGCTCGCGAAGCCGATCGGCTCGATGACTCAAATTGGGACCATTCGCCTCGGGAAGAGGACTGAAAAGAGGACTCCACTCGTCAGAGAATTTGTTCCCCTCGCGAACTTGAACGACCTGGTTTTTGGCGCTTGGGATATCTTCCCTGATAATGCCTATGAGGCGGCGCTCCATGCCGGTGTCCTCGAGAAGGAGTTGGTTCACCAATTAAAAACTGAACTGGAGAAGGTTCGACCGATGAAGGCGGTTTTTGATAAAAATTATGTCCGTCGCCTGGATGGGTCGAATGTGAAAACAGGAAAGACGAAGCGGGATCTCGCGGATCAATTAAGACAGGATATTGAATCTTTTAAAAAATCGAATGGTTGTTCACGTCTCGTGGTGGTCTGGTGTGGTTCGACAGAAGTTTATCTCCAGCCGAAGCCGGTCCATCAATCACTTGCTGCTTTTGAAAAGGGGCTTGAGTCGAACGACACGGATATCGCCCCAAGCATGATCTATGCCTATGCCGCCCTGAAGTTGCGTGTTGCCTTTGCCAATGGGGCCCCTAATCTGACGTCTGATATTCCAGCCCTCATGGAACTAGCCCAGGAAAATCATGTTCCCCTTTCCGGAAAGGATTTCAAGACAGGGCAGACCTTGATGAAGACAATCCTCGCTCCTGGATTTAAGGCGCGATACTTGGGGCTTGCCGGTTGGTATTCGACGAACATCCTGGGGAATCGTGATGGAGAGGTCCTCGATGACCCCGACTCCTTTAAGACAAAGGAAGAAAGCAAACTAGGTGTCTTGGATACGATTCTCCAGCCAGAGCTCTATCCCGATCTTTATGGGAAGATTTTTCATAAGGTTCGGATCAATTATTACCCCCCTCGCGGAGATAATAAGGAGGGATGGGACAATATCGATCTCTTCGGCTGGCTCGGTTATCCGATGCAGTTGAAGGTCGACTTCCTCTGCCGTGATTCGATTCTGGCGGCACCACTTGTCCTGGACCTCGCCTTGTTCATGGACCTTGCCCAACGGGCGAAGATGAAGGGGATTCAGGAGTGGCTTTCTTTCTATTACAAGAGCCCAATGACTGCCCCCGGTCTCTATCCAGAACACAATCTCTTCATCCAGGAGATGAAGCTCAAGAACACACTTCGGTATCTGATGGGTGAAGATCAGATCACTCATCTTGGGTTAGAGTACTATGAATGA
- a CDS encoding YifB family Mg chelatase-like AAA ATPase, with protein sequence MLSKILSAGLIGIDAYPVEVEVDIAPGIARWTTVGLPESSVRESQERVIAAIRNSGYHFHRRRITINLAPADIKKEGTAFDLPIAVGLLASSELIDRQKIGRILMAGELSLHGEIKPITGALSIALMARKKKIPSLILPEKNVSEASVVSDVTLFGVRHLSDIVQHLTDEKKLEPAIPTPFSFEDGPSFSADFSEVKGQFQAKRVLEIAAAGGHNLLMMGPPGSGKTMLAERLPTILPPMEFEEALETTKVYSVVGQLDGRRSLLKERPFRSPHHTISDAGLAGGGAHPRPGEVSLAHNGVLFLDELTEFKKNVLEILRQPLESNKMTISRALTSVTFPARFMLVASMNPCRCGYLGSRRRPCTCSPEQIDHYRTRISGPLMDRIDLQIEVPPVEYKDLAGSGACESSSEIRKRVNRARLIQKERFQRHKVYCNSQMKGQLIQKFCSLDREGARILEQAVETLGLSARAYDRILKVARTIADLKSSEQISASHLAEAVQYRVLDRSFKG encoded by the coding sequence ATGCTGTCGAAGATTCTTAGCGCCGGTTTGATCGGAATTGATGCCTACCCTGTTGAGGTAGAGGTCGATATTGCGCCTGGCATTGCCCGATGGACAACGGTCGGACTCCCGGAGTCTTCGGTCAGAGAGAGTCAGGAGCGTGTGATTGCGGCGATCAGAAACTCGGGGTACCATTTTCATCGCCGGCGCATCACGATCAACCTTGCCCCAGCCGATATTAAAAAAGAGGGGACCGCCTTTGACCTCCCGATTGCCGTTGGACTTTTAGCCTCGTCTGAATTGATTGACCGGCAGAAAATTGGCCGGATTCTCATGGCGGGTGAGCTTTCATTGCATGGAGAGATCAAGCCAATAACAGGTGCCCTCTCGATCGCTCTCATGGCTCGCAAGAAAAAAATCCCCTCCTTGATCCTCCCGGAAAAAAATGTTTCTGAGGCCTCTGTCGTTTCTGACGTCACGCTTTTTGGGGTTCGTCATCTTTCTGATATTGTCCAGCACCTGACGGATGAGAAAAAGCTTGAGCCGGCGATTCCAACTCCCTTCTCTTTCGAGGACGGTCCCTCTTTTTCTGCCGATTTCTCTGAGGTGAAGGGGCAGTTTCAGGCAAAGCGTGTCTTGGAGATCGCAGCAGCAGGGGGGCATAATCTGTTGATGATGGGGCCTCCTGGTTCCGGAAAGACGATGCTTGCCGAACGTCTTCCGACGATCCTGCCGCCAATGGAGTTTGAAGAGGCGCTTGAGACGACCAAGGTTTACAGCGTCGTGGGGCAGCTCGATGGTCGAAGATCGCTTTTGAAAGAGAGACCGTTTCGTTCGCCGCACCATACAATTTCAGATGCCGGCCTTGCGGGAGGCGGTGCCCATCCGAGACCGGGTGAGGTCAGTCTCGCCCACAACGGGGTTCTGTTTCTCGACGAGCTGACGGAATTCAAAAAAAACGTCCTCGAAATCCTTCGCCAACCCTTGGAATCGAATAAGATGACCATTTCTCGCGCCCTGACATCGGTCACTTTTCCGGCGCGGTTTATGTTGGTCGCTTCGATGAATCCATGCCGGTGTGGTTATTTAGGATCGCGGCGACGACCCTGCACTTGTTCTCCGGAGCAGATCGATCATTATCGGACTCGAATCTCCGGTCCCCTCATGGACCGCATCGATCTTCAGATTGAGGTGCCCCCTGTAGAGTACAAGGATCTTGCCGGATCGGGCGCTTGTGAATCCTCTTCTGAGATCCGGAAACGAGTTAACCGGGCGAGGTTGATCCAGAAGGAACGATTTCAGAGGCACAAGGTCTACTGTAATAGCCAAATGAAGGGGCAACTCATCCAGAAATTTTGCAGCCTGGACAGGGAAGGGGCGAGGATTTTGGAGCAGGCGGTCGAGACATTAGGCCTCTCGGCACGGGCCTACGACCGTATCCTGAAGGTTGCTCGTACGATTGCTGATCTTAAGAGCTCGGAACAGATTTCGGCGTCGCATCTTGCCGAGGCGGTGCAATATCGAGTGTTAGACAGGAGTTTTAAGGGATGA
- the sucC gene encoding ADP-forming succinate--CoA ligase subunit beta, whose amino-acid sequence MKIHEYQGKEILRKFGVPVPEGEVAFSVDEAVSIAKRLKPPVVVKAQIHAGGRGKGGGVKLAKTIEEVRQHAQAILGMNLVTHQTGPEGKIVKKLLIEKGCAIARELYLGAVLDRTNGCVTMMASAEGGVEIEEVAKKTPEKILKLPIDPLSGVNEKEALAIGTRLGFDKTLSINFAGFVRALYEAYLKADCSLAEINPLVVTNDQKLLALDAKINFDDNALFRHPEYESLRDLDEEDPKEIEAKKRGLSYISLDGTIGCMVNGAGLAMATMDIIKLAGGEPANFLDVGGGATADQVTAAFKIILADPKVRAILVNIFGGIMKCNTIAEGIVTAARETHIKVPVVVRLQGTNVDLGKKILQESGLKLVSEDNLGEAAKRVVELSI is encoded by the coding sequence ATGAAAATCCACGAGTACCAGGGCAAAGAAATTCTTCGAAAATTCGGCGTCCCCGTTCCTGAAGGAGAAGTTGCCTTCAGTGTCGATGAGGCAGTCAGCATTGCGAAACGACTTAAACCACCCGTAGTGGTGAAGGCCCAGATCCATGCCGGTGGGCGCGGAAAGGGAGGCGGGGTAAAGCTCGCGAAGACGATCGAGGAGGTCCGACAGCATGCCCAGGCGATCCTCGGCATGAATCTCGTCACGCATCAGACGGGGCCGGAAGGAAAGATCGTCAAGAAACTCCTGATTGAAAAGGGCTGTGCCATCGCGCGTGAACTTTACCTCGGTGCCGTCCTCGATCGTACAAACGGCTGTGTCACAATGATGGCCAGCGCAGAGGGAGGGGTCGAGATCGAAGAGGTGGCGAAGAAAACCCCCGAAAAGATCCTGAAACTACCGATCGACCCCCTTTCAGGTGTGAATGAAAAAGAGGCGCTTGCGATCGGGACAAGGCTCGGATTCGATAAAACCCTTTCCATAAATTTTGCAGGATTTGTCCGGGCCCTTTATGAGGCGTATCTGAAGGCCGATTGCTCGCTCGCCGAGATCAACCCACTCGTTGTCACGAACGATCAAAAATTGCTCGCGCTCGATGCGAAAATCAACTTCGATGATAACGCCCTCTTCCGCCATCCGGAGTACGAATCACTCCGGGATCTCGATGAAGAAGACCCGAAGGAGATCGAGGCGAAGAAACGTGGGCTTTCCTATATCAGTCTCGATGGGACGATCGGTTGCATGGTGAATGGCGCCGGCCTCGCGATGGCAACGATGGATATTATCAAGCTGGCCGGCGGCGAGCCGGCGAATTTTCTGGATGTCGGTGGAGGGGCTACCGCCGATCAGGTCACCGCCGCCTTCAAGATTATCCTGGCCGACCCGAAGGTCCGCGCGATTTTGGTCAATATCTTCGGCGGGATCATGAAGTGTAACACGATCGCGGAAGGGATTGTGACCGCGGCACGAGAGACGCATATTAAGGTGCCGGTCGTGGTTCGATTGCAGGGGACGAACGTCGATCTCGGCAAAAAGATCTTGCAGGAGTCAGGACTAAAATTGGTATCAGAGGACAATTTGGGAGAGGCGGCGAAAAGGGTGGTGGAATTGTCAATATAG